A window from Listeria seeligeri serovar 1/2b str. SLCC3954 encodes these proteins:
- a CDS encoding MFS transporter translates to MKNKYLSTSLGLYMNYFVHGMALIIIAQNIDFLSQKWNTDLAGAAGVVSSFGIGKLLAVFVSGKLSDKFGRKLSVILGVFFYIIFLGGILLSPNTIVAYAFGISAGIANSFLDTGTYPALMEAYPKKAASANIVVKAFVQAGQFLLPFMIAFILANNLWYGWSFIVLIVILLINLLYTLTRTFPPMTVGKPLDFEKEVAKEKQRKIHFSIDEICLILFGFVAQTLLYIMSQWIAKYGSEVVHMTDNASRLLVSYASVGAIICVCITFVLGNRGVKTLHILITYVTMTMLISFTLFAFPNEIVCLVGAFLLGYFSAGGIIQLGLTLLAEVSARGKGFVTSLYTIAEGIAVFCIPLIAAAISRIDIAAIFLLNSGIALFGLILLLIVFVRKRKFASDAI, encoded by the coding sequence ATGAAAAATAAATATTTATCTACATCACTCGGACTTTATATGAATTATTTCGTTCATGGGATGGCATTAATCATCATTGCACAAAATATTGATTTTTTATCTCAGAAATGGAATACAGATTTAGCTGGTGCTGCCGGCGTTGTATCTTCGTTTGGGATTGGTAAACTGTTGGCCGTATTTGTTTCCGGGAAGCTTTCAGATAAGTTTGGTCGGAAATTATCAGTAATTCTCGGCGTATTCTTCTACATTATCTTTTTAGGAGGTATTCTTTTAAGTCCTAATACGATAGTTGCCTATGCGTTTGGTATTTCTGCCGGGATTGCAAACTCATTTTTAGACACTGGGACCTATCCTGCACTTATGGAAGCTTATCCAAAAAAAGCCGCTTCAGCAAATATTGTTGTAAAAGCGTTTGTGCAAGCTGGACAGTTCTTACTACCATTTATGATTGCCTTTATTCTGGCAAACAACTTGTGGTATGGCTGGAGTTTCATTGTATTAATCGTTATTTTGCTAATTAATCTACTGTATACATTAACACGTACTTTCCCACCAATGACAGTTGGAAAGCCACTTGATTTTGAAAAAGAAGTAGCGAAGGAAAAACAACGAAAAATCCACTTTAGTATTGATGAAATTTGCTTGATTTTATTTGGTTTTGTAGCTCAGACGTTACTTTATATTATGAGCCAATGGATTGCCAAGTACGGATCTGAAGTAGTCCATATGACAGACAATGCTTCTAGGCTGCTCGTGAGTTATGCTAGTGTTGGGGCGATTATATGCGTGTGTATTACTTTTGTTTTAGGAAATCGTGGTGTGAAGACACTTCATATTTTAATCACGTATGTAACGATGACCATGCTGATTTCTTTCACCCTCTTTGCCTTCCCGAATGAGATTGTCTGTCTAGTAGGCGCCTTCTTACTTGGTTATTTCTCTGCTGGCGGAATTATTCAATTAGGGTTAACATTACTTGCGGAAGTTTCTGCACGGGGAAAAGGGTTCGTTACAAGTCTCTATACAATTGCTGAAGGAATCGCGGTATTTTGTATTCCACTAATTGCTGCTGCCATTTCACGCATTGATATCGCAGCTATTTTCCTGTTAAATTCGGGTATTGCTTTGTTTGGACTGATTTTGCTGTTGATTGTATTTGTTCGGAAAAGAAAGTTTGCTAGCGATGCAATTTAA
- a CDS encoding membrane protein, whose product MSKGLLWKEWRQNAWILILILVACIGSEMITATDAVDGFNDNYNYYHSEEFQKENNSMPKDERMTGSEIEDSLTLIPYDFEGSWPLLIFVFLFLGLKLTVFEKNKQLEYFTYGLPYSKKQIFWHKMIFPALLIIVVIPIIILLRDIYIYQQIPGKYLPDFSMMWLFIGAVVLLVLFSYTLSMAVGNLVGDIIIAGVIALGSLTSFLYMLPSALTNLIDAFEAFFSGKTINQLPNNGEFWFSQFPAFFGESFNLGEYIVLAILIIAMVIISWFGFKTASLENNGRFLMNNKFRMPILIVGTIYLTICLSGRFQYFDYEKMITSGEIITLLVKMILIALVSIIAFWLLMYKWKTLRKS is encoded by the coding sequence ATGAGTAAAGGACTTCTTTGGAAAGAATGGCGCCAGAATGCTTGGATTTTAATTTTGATTTTAGTTGCATGCATTGGTTCAGAGATGATAACGGCAACAGATGCAGTAGATGGTTTTAATGATAACTATAATTACTATCATTCTGAAGAGTTTCAAAAGGAGAATAACTCCATGCCGAAAGACGAAAGAATGACTGGAAGCGAGATTGAAGATAGTTTAACATTAATACCATATGATTTTGAAGGAAGTTGGCCGCTTTTAATTTTTGTATTTTTATTTTTAGGGCTAAAGCTAACGGTGTTTGAGAAAAATAAACAATTGGAATACTTCACTTATGGATTGCCCTACTCTAAAAAACAAATATTCTGGCATAAAATGATTTTCCCTGCGCTATTAATTATAGTAGTAATACCAATAATTATACTTTTGAGAGATATTTATATTTATCAGCAGATACCTGGAAAATATCTACCAGATTTTTCAATGATGTGGCTTTTTATTGGTGCAGTTGTGCTTTTAGTATTGTTTTCTTACACTTTATCAATGGCGGTAGGGAATTTGGTTGGCGATATAATTATTGCAGGAGTAATAGCCCTTGGATCCTTAACTAGTTTTTTGTATATGCTACCAAGCGCTCTAACTAACTTGATTGATGCATTCGAAGCCTTTTTTTCAGGGAAAACAATTAATCAACTACCTAATAATGGTGAATTTTGGTTTTCCCAGTTCCCAGCATTTTTTGGAGAAAGTTTCAATTTAGGGGAATATATTGTATTGGCAATTTTAATTATTGCAATGGTTATAATTAGCTGGTTTGGTTTTAAAACAGCATCACTGGAAAATAATGGCCGATTTTTAATGAATAATAAGTTCCGCATGCCGATTTTAATTGTTGGGACAATTTATCTAACTATATGCTTAAGTGGCCGATTCCAGTACTTTGATTATGAAAAAATGATTACATCAGGAGAAATAATAACCCTTCTAGTAAAAATGATCCTAATAGCATTAGTTTCAATAATTGCTTTTTGGCTATTAATGTATAAATGGAAAACATTAAGAAAATCATGA
- a CDS encoding ATP-binding cassette domain-containing protein, giving the protein MKIDSLSKEIDGKLLLDKVTFEVKPGEIVGIVGRNGIGKTTLFRTMMGFYIPDGGDVYIDGPLSKNPQQKQNIFMLQDNLSCWDVYKIPTIKKFYQKTYPLFDSAKFDKLMDEVNLSMDMKLQNYSKGMKGLFGLILALSVGAEYILLDEPMEGLDIIAQKKITGILLEEVGARNLGVVISSHRLSELEPIADYIHILKDNRIKETYHLESLREKAVKIQIAFDDKKIPASILAQGRVINQYGRVYTILFQDLTPELYAEIKKEKPIFMDELAVTLEDLFIYHLEEQGGRKA; this is encoded by the coding sequence TTGAAGATTGACTCACTAAGTAAAGAAATTGATGGTAAGCTATTGCTAGATAAAGTGACTTTTGAAGTAAAACCTGGAGAGATTGTTGGAATTGTTGGTCGAAATGGCATCGGAAAAACGACGCTCTTTCGGACGATGATGGGCTTTTACATACCTGATGGGGGAGATGTTTATATTGATGGACCATTAAGCAAGAATCCACAGCAAAAACAAAATATTTTTATGCTTCAAGATAATTTAAGCTGTTGGGATGTTTATAAAATTCCTACAATCAAAAAGTTTTATCAAAAGACATACCCATTATTTGATAGTGCTAAATTTGATAAGTTAATGGATGAAGTAAATTTATCAATGGACATGAAATTACAAAACTACTCCAAGGGAATGAAAGGATTATTTGGTTTAATCCTAGCACTCTCAGTTGGAGCTGAGTATATTTTGCTTGATGAACCAATGGAAGGCTTGGATATTATCGCCCAAAAGAAAATTACTGGGATATTGCTTGAAGAAGTAGGGGCGAGAAATCTAGGAGTTGTTATTTCTTCCCATCGTTTAAGTGAATTAGAACCAATAGCGGATTACATTCATATTTTAAAAGATAATCGAATTAAAGAAACGTACCATTTAGAATCTTTACGTGAAAAAGCAGTGAAAATCCAAATCGCGTTTGATGACAAAAAAATCCCGGCATCCATATTGGCACAAGGAAGAGTAATTAATCAATATGGTCGCGTGTATACAATCCTATTCCAAGATTTAACTCCAGAATTGTATGCAGAAATTAAAAAAGAAAAACCAATTTTTATGGATGAACTCGCGGTTACACTGGAAGACTTATTTATCTATCATCTAGAGGAACAAGGGGGGCGAAAAGCATGA
- a CDS encoding GntR family transcriptional regulator → MFTINAKSQLPIYEQIVQKVKEQVVSGVLQEGEKIPSIRDFASRIGVNPNTVSKAYQELERQEVIVTLKGKGTFVANQKERVSSPKKLAETKLKLKENILDLVYLGVELEEIHHLIENYSKDIIGGDSVED, encoded by the coding sequence ATGTTTACAATTAATGCTAAAAGTCAACTACCAATATATGAACAAATTGTCCAAAAAGTGAAAGAACAAGTCGTGAGTGGCGTATTACAAGAAGGTGAAAAAATTCCTTCTATTCGAGATTTTGCCAGTAGAATAGGAGTAAATCCAAATACCGTGAGTAAAGCTTATCAAGAATTAGAACGACAAGAAGTTATTGTTACTCTCAAAGGTAAAGGAACATTCGTGGCAAATCAAAAAGAAAGAGTCAGTTCACCAAAAAAATTGGCGGAAACGAAACTAAAACTCAAAGAAAACATCCTCGATTTAGTATATCTAGGTGTTGAGTTAGAGGAAATACATCATTTAATAGAAAACTATAGTAAAGACATCATTGGAGGTGACAGTGTTGAAGATTGA
- a CDS encoding methylated-DNA--[protein]-cysteine S-methyltransferase — protein MTIMYYDSIRFFDVELYLIATEQALIYVGTDKKRLLNATQNAKKLNKYKTAIRAYQNKEIVAFDFPIELTASNLQMEVFEALKTIPYGETRTYTEIAEQINRPKAVRAVGAAIGKNPLLVVIPCHRVIGKNGKLTGFSGGLSMKESLLTLEK, from the coding sequence GTGACGATAATGTATTATGATTCAATACGTTTTTTTGATGTCGAACTTTATCTTATTGCAACCGAGCAGGCACTTATTTATGTAGGTACAGACAAAAAACGGCTTCTGAACGCCACGCAAAATGCCAAGAAATTAAATAAATATAAAACCGCCATTCGTGCTTACCAAAATAAAGAAATAGTAGCATTTGATTTTCCAATCGAGTTAACCGCCAGTAATTTGCAAATGGAAGTTTTTGAAGCATTAAAAACCATCCCATATGGCGAAACAAGAACATATACGGAAATTGCGGAACAAATTAATCGCCCTAAAGCAGTTAGAGCTGTGGGAGCGGCAATCGGAAAAAATCCACTATTAGTTGTCATACCATGTCATCGCGTCATCGGTAAAAATGGAAAACTAACTGGTTTTAGCGGTGGTTTATCAATGAAAGAGTCGTTATTAACTCTAGAAAAATAA
- a CDS encoding bifunctional transcriptional activator/DNA repair enzyme AdaA, with protein MADYYLTKKRWLAISMNDKTADGEFFYGVTSTKIFCYPSCKSRLPKKENILIFKSAEEAISHGYRACKRCKSGGATLPDAEWIENIEAYIEENFAKALTLQTIAEDCHGSPYHLHRTFKRITQITPITFLENVRITYAKKLLQNSALSIEEVGKQSGFPNPSHFSTTFKRQTGLSPNHFRKAYQ; from the coding sequence TTGGCGGATTATTACTTGACCAAAAAACGTTGGTTAGCGATTTCTATGAATGATAAAACAGCAGATGGCGAATTTTTCTATGGTGTAACATCCACTAAAATATTTTGCTATCCGTCCTGTAAATCACGATTACCTAAAAAAGAAAATATCCTTATTTTTAAAAGTGCTGAAGAAGCGATTTCTCATGGTTATCGGGCTTGCAAAAGATGTAAATCAGGTGGCGCAACTCTTCCAGACGCAGAATGGATCGAAAATATTGAAGCGTACATTGAAGAAAACTTCGCAAAAGCTTTAACCTTACAAACAATTGCCGAAGATTGTCACGGTAGCCCGTATCACTTACACCGTACTTTTAAACGAATCACACAAATCACGCCAATTACTTTTTTAGAAAATGTGCGGATTACTTATGCAAAAAAACTACTTCAAAATTCCGCTTTATCTATTGAAGAAGTCGGCAAACAATCTGGTTTCCCAAATCCCTCTCATTTTTCAACAACATTTAAAAGACAGACCGGTTTATCACCAAATCATTTCCGAAAAGCTTATCAATAA
- a CDS encoding RluA family pseudouridine synthase, translated as MTHITLPIIEDWEGLTLSTILQEKFHLGKKARHEIRMSHDVLLNNKPFDDWNTPLFVGASLSLPVILHEKIDVYEYDLEVIYEDDFLLVVNKPVGMKTHPNDSYETDTCANAVQYYLEQTNQDANALAVHRLDQTTSGLVLFAKNKLAIAGLSWQMENRAIHRTYLAAVDGTWGLVMQTINKPIGEDRHHGSRRQISPYGQPAVTHVTVLENDTEKNTSLVECQIETGRTHQIRVHLSGIGHPIIGDTLYGGSPRANRIMLHAEKLHLNHPFKGKEMNFSAPAGDDWVF; from the coding sequence ATGACACATATAACATTACCAATTATTGAAGACTGGGAAGGACTAACGCTCAGTACAATTTTACAAGAAAAATTTCACTTAGGGAAAAAAGCGCGACATGAAATTAGAATGTCTCATGATGTTCTACTTAATAACAAGCCATTTGACGATTGGAATACACCTCTTTTTGTTGGCGCTAGTTTGTCTTTGCCTGTTATTTTGCATGAAAAAATTGATGTGTATGAATATGATTTAGAAGTTATTTATGAGGATGATTTTTTACTAGTAGTTAATAAACCTGTTGGTATGAAAACACATCCGAATGACTCTTATGAAACAGATACTTGTGCGAATGCAGTTCAGTATTATTTAGAACAAACAAACCAAGATGCAAATGCGCTAGCGGTTCATCGTTTGGATCAGACAACTTCTGGTTTGGTTCTTTTCGCTAAAAATAAACTGGCGATTGCTGGACTTTCATGGCAAATGGAGAATCGTGCTATTCACCGGACTTATCTTGCAGCGGTTGATGGTACTTGGGGACTTGTGATGCAGACAATTAATAAGCCAATTGGTGAAGATAGACATCATGGTTCCAGACGTCAAATTAGCCCATATGGCCAACCTGCAGTCACACATGTTACCGTTTTAGAAAATGACACTGAAAAAAATACATCCCTTGTCGAATGTCAAATTGAAACTGGCCGGACGCACCAAATACGCGTTCATCTAAGTGGAATTGGTCATCCGATTATTGGCGATACTCTTTACGGTGGCTCTCCGCGTGCCAATCGAATTATGTTACATGCTGAAAAACTACACCTAAATCATCCATTTAAAGGCAAAGAAATGAATTTTTCTGCGCCCGCTGGTGATGATTGGGTATTTTAA
- a CDS encoding VOC family protein encodes MLHHVEIYVADLEKSRLFWSELLELLSYELYQTWSGGFNYKYEDTYLVFVQTEEKFLADGYHRKRIGLNHLAFHGGSKERVDFFRDKLKAAGVNLLYEDRYPFAGGEDHYAVFFEDPDKMKVEICTEVTT; translated from the coding sequence ATGTTACATCATGTGGAAATTTATGTAGCAGATTTAGAAAAAAGTCGTTTGTTTTGGTCGGAGTTGTTAGAACTGCTTTCGTATGAATTGTATCAGACGTGGAGTGGTGGTTTTAATTATAAATACGAGGATACTTATTTAGTATTTGTCCAAACAGAGGAAAAATTTTTGGCAGATGGTTATCACCGCAAGCGAATTGGACTCAATCACTTGGCTTTTCACGGTGGCTCAAAAGAACGAGTTGATTTCTTTCGAGACAAGTTAAAAGCAGCAGGAGTAAACCTTCTTTATGAAGATAGGTATCCATTTGCTGGCGGTGAAGATCATTATGCAGTCTTTTTTGAAGACCCAGATAAAATGAAAGTAGAAATCTGCACAGAAGTCACGACGTAA
- a CDS encoding DNA alkylation repair protein translates to MMDIQTLFRANGSHIDAKPMEAYMKNQFTFLGIRAGERKKLLATFLKEQGEPVDLLGLVKVLFQEEEREFQYVAIDLLSRYGKKQPSEAISLYEELVVQKSWWDTVDGLAGTVISNHFAMYPELIPSYNAKWIDGDNIWLARTAIIFQLKYKEKTDAELLFSNCEKWLDSKEFFIQKAIGWALRQYAKGSPEEVRCFVKSHSLAPLSKREALKHIGEA, encoded by the coding sequence ATGATGGATATTCAAACACTCTTTCGCGCGAATGGTTCACATATAGATGCAAAACCCATGGAAGCATACATGAAAAATCAATTTACTTTTTTAGGAATTAGGGCGGGTGAACGAAAAAAATTACTCGCAACATTTTTAAAAGAACAAGGAGAACCTGTTGATTTGCTAGGTCTAGTAAAGGTACTATTTCAAGAAGAAGAGCGTGAATTTCAATATGTGGCGATTGATTTACTTAGTCGTTACGGAAAAAAACAACCAAGTGAGGCTATTTCGCTATATGAAGAACTAGTTGTGCAGAAATCTTGGTGGGATACAGTGGATGGTTTAGCTGGAACAGTAATAAGCAATCATTTTGCGATGTATCCTGAACTTATTCCTAGTTATAATGCGAAATGGATTGATGGGGATAATATTTGGCTAGCGCGGACGGCAATTATATTTCAACTCAAGTATAAAGAAAAAACAGATGCAGAACTATTATTTTCAAATTGTGAAAAATGGCTAGATTCTAAGGAGTTCTTTATTCAAAAAGCCATTGGTTGGGCGCTTCGTCAGTACGCAAAAGGAAGCCCAGAGGAAGTCCGATGTTTTGTAAAAAGCCATTCACTTGCCCCACTAAGTAAAAGAGAAGCACTCAAGCATATCGGGGAGGCGTAA
- a CDS encoding aldo/keto reductase yields MTKTLQDRMVLPGNVSIPYIGLGVFQVKEQEFIAGAVEKAIEVGYRLFDTAAVYNNEAIVGQAIVDSAISREELFISSKVWNGDLGYDETLFAFERTLKNLKLDYLDLYLIHWPVAGKYRDSWRAMERLHDEKLIKSIGVANFKQHHLSDLLVAANEKPVLNQVEMHPLLPQNDLRKYLAEQNIAHAAWSPLAKGILMQNPVISGIAKKHGAFVDQVILQWHLNRNTIIFPKSITSTRIEENARLSYFQLDASDMEKIDRLETGKRVGPDPDDLEYFLSSIERERAYLAGGKSE; encoded by the coding sequence TTGACAAAAACATTACAAGATAGAATGGTTTTACCTGGGAATGTATCAATTCCTTATATTGGGCTTGGGGTCTTCCAAGTGAAAGAACAAGAATTTATCGCTGGTGCTGTAGAAAAGGCAATTGAAGTTGGTTATCGCTTATTTGATACAGCAGCGGTTTATAATAATGAAGCAATCGTAGGGCAAGCAATTGTAGATAGTGCAATTTCTCGGGAAGAGTTATTTATTAGTTCGAAGGTTTGGAACGGCGACCTTGGCTATGATGAAACGTTATTTGCGTTCGAGCGTACTTTGAAAAACTTGAAGTTGGATTACTTGGATTTATATTTAATTCACTGGCCAGTTGCTGGTAAATATCGTGATTCTTGGCGAGCAATGGAGCGATTACATGACGAAAAACTCATTAAATCCATTGGGGTTGCTAATTTTAAACAGCATCATTTGAGTGATTTATTAGTCGCTGCGAATGAAAAACCAGTCCTTAATCAAGTCGAAATGCACCCACTTTTGCCACAAAATGATTTAAGAAAGTATTTAGCTGAGCAAAATATTGCCCACGCAGCTTGGTCGCCACTTGCAAAAGGAATTTTAATGCAAAATCCAGTTATTAGTGGAATTGCGAAAAAACATGGTGCTTTTGTTGATCAGGTGATTTTACAATGGCATTTAAATCGAAATACGATTATTTTCCCTAAATCCATTACGTCTACCAGAATTGAAGAAAACGCCCGGTTATCTTATTTCCAATTAGATGCAAGTGATATGGAAAAAATTGATCGTTTGGAAACGGGGAAACGAGTTGGTCCAGATCCGGATGATTTAGAGTATTTTTTAAGTAGTATTGAACGGGAACGTGCCTATTTAGCGGGCGGGAAATCCGAATGA
- a CDS encoding DUF47 domain-containing protein — MAFKNKKDRFASLLHDIAVNLHEGANFFATYNINSVEDLHTFSDKIKEYETAGDSMVHKMIMELNDAFITPIEREDMLELTNRLDDVMDALDETAFSLEICQITHYDEYMTKFIQAIQASTVEIEKAVDLVFDKKLKDVRKLAIQIKDYESHCDDVYRESLIQLFQNEKDPIKLIRLREVYEKLEDIADSCQSVANTLESIVMKNA, encoded by the coding sequence ATGGCTTTTAAAAACAAAAAAGACCGTTTTGCTTCGTTGTTACATGACATTGCAGTAAATTTACATGAAGGTGCAAATTTCTTTGCAACATATAACATCAATTCGGTGGAGGACTTACATACTTTCTCGGATAAAATCAAAGAATATGAAACAGCCGGGGACTCCATGGTTCACAAAATGATTATGGAATTAAACGATGCTTTCATTACACCAATCGAACGCGAAGATATGTTAGAACTTACTAACCGCTTAGACGACGTGATGGATGCACTTGATGAAACAGCTTTCTCACTTGAAATCTGCCAAATCACTCATTACGACGAATACATGACCAAATTTATTCAAGCTATTCAAGCAAGTACTGTTGAAATCGAAAAAGCAGTTGATCTTGTTTTTGATAAAAAATTAAAAGATGTTCGTAAACTAGCTATTCAAATTAAAGATTACGAATCTCATTGTGATGATGTTTACCGCGAATCACTAATCCAACTTTTCCAAAACGAAAAAGATCCAATCAAACTTATTCGTTTAAGAGAAGTTTATGAAAAATTAGAAGACATTGCTGATAGTTGTCAAAGCGTTGCTAATACGCTTGAGTCAATTGTCATGAAAAATGCGTAA
- a CDS encoding inorganic phosphate transporter, protein MEGMFLITLVIVLAALAFDLINGFHDTANAIATSVSTKALKPRHAIILAAIMNFVGAVSFTGVAKTITKDIVDPFSLNHGELVILAALLSAIAWNLITWYFGIPSSSSHALIGSIAGAAIASAGFSALEYGGFTKIIIGLLVSPVLAFIVGYTIYSLFKIFLKNLNLATTNRRFRMLQIGTAALQSYTHGTNDAQKSMGIITMALIAGGFQTTDDVQLWVQVSCAIAMAIGTSIGGWKIIKTVGGKIMKIKPVNGVAADLSSVIIIFGATFIHLPVSTTHVISSSILGFGTAHRVKGVKWDTAQRMIITWVITLPISATIAALLFYVLNFIL, encoded by the coding sequence ATGGAAGGAATGTTTCTCATCACCCTCGTCATCGTTCTTGCTGCGCTGGCATTTGACCTAATTAATGGGTTTCATGATACAGCAAACGCAATCGCGACTAGTGTCTCCACAAAAGCCTTAAAACCTAGACATGCAATTATTCTTGCCGCTATCATGAACTTCGTCGGTGCCGTTTCATTTACCGGCGTTGCGAAAACTATTACAAAAGATATTGTTGATCCATTTAGCTTAAATCATGGTGAACTCGTAATTTTGGCAGCATTATTATCAGCAATTGCTTGGAACTTAATTACATGGTACTTCGGAATTCCTAGTAGTTCCTCCCATGCATTAATCGGTTCCATCGCTGGTGCAGCTATTGCATCTGCTGGTTTTTCTGCACTCGAATATGGAGGATTCACTAAAATCATCATTGGTTTACTTGTTTCTCCAGTTCTTGCATTCATCGTCGGTTACACGATTTATTCACTCTTCAAGATTTTCTTAAAGAACTTGAATCTAGCAACCACTAATAGACGTTTTAGAATGCTTCAAATCGGAACTGCCGCTTTACAATCTTATACTCACGGAACAAATGATGCACAAAAATCTATGGGGATTATCACAATGGCATTAATCGCTGGTGGTTTCCAAACAACAGATGACGTGCAACTATGGGTTCAAGTGTCCTGTGCGATTGCCATGGCGATTGGTACGAGTATCGGTGGTTGGAAAATCATCAAAACAGTTGGTGGTAAAATTATGAAAATCAAGCCTGTTAATGGTGTAGCAGCTGACTTAAGTTCTGTTATCATTATCTTCGGTGCCACATTTATTCATTTACCAGTTAGTACAACACACGTAATCAGCTCTTCTATTCTTGGTTTTGGAACAGCTCACCGTGTCAAAGGTGTAAAATGGGATACTGCGCAGCGGATGATTATTACATGGGTAATTACCCTACCTATTTCCGCAACAATTGCCGCACTTCTCTTCTATGTGTTAAATTTCATCTTATAA
- a CDS encoding ABC transporter substrate-binding protein/permease, with protein sequence MQKNFLQKLAAIALVFIFVFSGFTTVFAADNQDETLKKIQEKGVLTVGLSADYPPYEFHQTIDGKDKIVGFDVSIAEKIAKDLDVKLDIKEMNFDSLLGSLKTGKIDMIISGMSPTPERQKEVDFSDPYMFVQQRVVVRKADKEKFTSVNDFNGVKVGAQKQTTQEELAQNELVGSDVVSLQKVPDLLLNLSSNKVDAVVLEGPVAEAYLSQDKTLAMADIKFENGSKETAIALPKGSTALQEKVNASIKEIQDTGLLKEYQKEANKLMFQDGSFYEKYGNYFIKGTLITIALAAIGVLCGAVFGSLLALMKLAKTRWLRWPASCYIEFVRGTPLLIQIFIVFFGTQIIGLDVSAFVSGCIALSLNSAAYVAEIIRAGISAVNKGQMEAARSLGMTQSASMRYIILPQAVKNILPALGNEFVTVIKESSIVSVIGVTELMFMTGVVQGASFKPFIPLVITSLIYFVLTFSLSRLLGVAERRMRTSD encoded by the coding sequence ATGCAGAAGAACTTTTTACAAAAGCTCGCAGCAATTGCACTTGTTTTTATATTTGTATTCTCTGGCTTCACTACAGTATTTGCTGCTGATAACCAAGATGAAACTTTAAAAAAAATTCAAGAAAAAGGCGTTTTAACAGTTGGCCTTTCCGCAGATTATCCACCATATGAATTTCATCAGACAATCGATGGAAAAGATAAAATTGTTGGTTTTGATGTAAGTATTGCCGAAAAAATTGCAAAAGATTTAGATGTTAAATTAGATATTAAAGAAATGAACTTCGATAGTTTACTCGGTTCGCTCAAAACCGGCAAAATTGATATGATTATTTCCGGAATGTCACCAACACCGGAACGTCAAAAAGAAGTCGATTTCTCTGATCCCTACATGTTTGTTCAACAGCGTGTGGTTGTTAGAAAAGCCGACAAAGAAAAATTTACAAGCGTGAATGATTTTAATGGAGTGAAAGTTGGTGCTCAAAAACAAACCACCCAAGAAGAATTAGCGCAAAATGAATTAGTTGGTTCTGACGTAGTTTCCTTACAAAAAGTTCCCGACTTACTACTTAATTTAAGTAGTAATAAAGTAGATGCCGTTGTTTTAGAAGGCCCTGTTGCAGAAGCTTACTTGAGCCAAGATAAAACACTTGCTATGGCAGACATTAAGTTCGAAAATGGTAGCAAAGAAACTGCTATTGCATTGCCAAAAGGCTCCACTGCTCTTCAAGAGAAAGTCAATGCATCTATTAAAGAAATTCAAGATACGGGTTTACTGAAAGAGTATCAAAAAGAAGCAAATAAACTAATGTTCCAAGATGGTAGCTTCTATGAAAAATATGGTAACTACTTCATCAAAGGTACATTGATTACAATCGCACTTGCTGCCATCGGTGTTTTATGTGGCGCAGTTTTTGGATCCTTACTTGCACTCATGAAACTTGCAAAAACAAGATGGTTACGCTGGCCTGCTTCTTGTTATATCGAATTCGTTCGTGGGACTCCACTTCTTATTCAAATTTTTATCGTCTTTTTCGGAACACAAATTATTGGACTTGATGTATCAGCCTTCGTGTCTGGTTGTATTGCACTATCCTTAAACAGTGCTGCCTATGTTGCCGAGATTATCCGTGCAGGTATTTCTGCCGTAAACAAAGGTCAGATGGAAGCAGCTCGTTCACTTGGTATGACACAATCAGCTAGTATGCGTTATATTATTTTACCGCAAGCTGTCAAAAATATCCTTCCTGCTCTTGGGAATGAATTTGTTACTGTTATCAAAGAATCTTCCATCGTTTCCGTTATCGGTGTGACTGAATTAATGTTCATGACTGGTGTTGTTCAAGGCGCGAGCTTCAAGCCATTTATACCGCTAGTTATCACTTCACTAATTTACTTTGTACTAACATTCAGCTTGTCAAGACTACTAGGTGTTGCTGAAAGGAGAATGAGAACAAGTGATTAA